The proteins below come from a single Bactrocera dorsalis isolate Fly_Bdor chromosome 5, ASM2337382v1, whole genome shotgun sequence genomic window:
- the LOC105228874 gene encoding zinc finger protein 271 isoform X1: MQFSEISANDERICRLCGEEQHHVIELTGKNSEDINSLVKRTLGFLNIKYKENDSFPNCLCVACHLDAESTDKFLQMVKEGQRKLTQKLREDHVAGKNGDVSKLKDKNLCMVSKEINHETIEGENLNDGVCTTRERLVNPTSISKYAKRVRKKKKCFPCDPSPYIEVGQIDLGLETNSDNSSEINTGTLITIQPIAELRSANGSSLAEIISVDSDAPMHQSTPTKPEIRMICEYCKEVFTKQHIFLKHLRTHNESLYKCLECTSKFDKLTNLKKHHQLTGHKGTTLLTKTESNEKQVPDKKSETTINIVVDDEGHITSIDSDLNATPKENGETANSPLYIAENIEQVRSVSSPKTSPFKCLKCNKSYKTHYSVLRHHKQVHVDTRPYKCQQCTASFKNTTNLTYHMAKHTGIRNFKCNICAKAFVHKSELTLHMRTHTGDKPYICKHCSKGFSHRSNMVTHMRLHSGQLPFKCETCSANFNSSSHWKLHKQMHLKHAQRAVLARLQDNNAKKHEPTIDASSTPTYDSDQKSNATTSLLRPKVTNVQSVEVLPPIKTLPGPNTVISKDKLKKLILTNIPMNSSAAPGATQLRFKCDQCLQRFKLKSALTKHLRTHTEEKPYKCPFCPRTFADASNFKRHKTLHKTATKELQNVTKKYKSSDLLHEFQRDRRKALPVGSISPTHSVASDPDPDGLEALQLTSVPSPKSVSDASDTVFDMLHSIAGETKREISSCNDITHTTSGLNTSHRPAIPKSPQRLICISYPNPANPSDNKMTTFYV; encoded by the exons atgcaATTTAGTGAAATTTCTGCAAATGATGAAAGAATTTGTCGCCTATGCGGCGAAGAACAACACCATGTCATAGAACTCACTGGAAAAAATAGTGAGGATATTAACTCTTTAGTTAAACGCACTCTTGGCTTTTTGAATATAAAG TATAAAGAAAATGATTCCTTCCCAAATTGTTTATGCGTCGCTTGTCACTTGGATGCTGAATCCACGGATAAATTTCTTCAAATGGTTAAGGAAGGACAACGGAAACTGACCCAAAAGTTAAGAGAAGACCATGTGGCAGGCAAAAATGGAGATGTTTCCAAATTGAAAGATAAGAATTTATGTATGGTGAGCAAAGAAATAAACCATGAAACAATTGAGGGAGAAAATTTGAATGACGGAGTTTGCACTACAAGAGAAAGATTAGTAAACCCCACCTCTATTAGTAAATACGCTAAACGtgtaagaaaaaagaaaaaatgttttccttgTGACCCTTCTCCTTACATTGAAGTTGGACAAATCGATCTCGGTTTAG AAACAAATTCAGACAATTCGTCAGAGATAAATACTGGAACACTCATCACTATACAACCAATTGCTGAATTAAGATCTGCAAACGGGTCGTCTTTAGCAGAAATAATTTCAGTTGATTCAGATGCACCCATGCATCAGTCAACCCCCACTAAGCCAGAAATACGTATGATATGTGAATACTGTAAAGAAGTCTTCACAaaacaacatatatttttaaaacatttacggACCCATAATGAATCTCTATATAAATGTTTGGAATGTACATCAAAGTTCGACAAACTAACTAACTTAAAGAAACATCACCAGCTTACTGGCCATAAAGGAACAACGCTTCTGACCAAAACTGAAAGCAATGAAAAACAGGTACCGGACAAAAAATCAGAGACCACCATTAATATAGTAGTAGATGATGAAGGTCACATCACTTCTATTGATTCCGATTTAAATGCAACTCCCAAGGAAAATGGTGAAACTGCTAATTCACCGTTATATATAGCCGAAAATATAGAGCAGGTACGATCAGTTTCGTCGCCAAAAACAAGCCCGTTTAAATGTTTGAAGTGCAACAAATCATATAAAACTCACTATTCGGTGTTACGTCATCACAAACAAGTCCACGTGGATACCCGACCGTACAAGTGTCAACAGTGTACTGCCAGCTTTAAG AACACTACCAATTTGACTTACCATATGGCTAAACACACCGGCATACGAAACTTTAAATGCAATATATGCGCCAAGGCATTTGTACATAAAAGCGAGCTTACTTTGCACATGCGCACGCACACCGGTGACAAACCTTATATCTGCAAG CACTGTTCCAAAGGCTTTTCACATCGTTCCAATATGGTCACACACATGCGATTGCATTCTGGTCAATTACCGTTTAAATGTGAAACATGCAGCGCAAATTTCAACAGCAGTTCCCATTGGAAACTACACAAACAAATGCATCTAAAACATGCACAGCGTGCAGTTCTCGCACGTCTGCAGGACAATAACGCGAAGAAACATGAACCTACTATTGATGCATCTTCAACACCAACTTACGACTCCGACCAAAAATCAAATGCCACCACGTCCTTGCTTCGTCCAAAAGTAACAAACGTACAGTCTGTTGAGGTATTGCCACCTATCAAAACATTGCCCGGCCCTAATACCGTTATTAGTAAAGATAAATTGAAAAAGCTCATCCTTACAAATATACCCATGAACAGCAGCGCAGCCCCTGGGGCGACCCAACTTAGATTTAAATGCGATCAGTGTTTGCAACGTTTCAAATTGAAGTCTGCTTTGACGAAGCATTTGCGCACACACACGGAAGAAAAGCCTTATAAGTGTCCATTTTGTCCGCGAACATTCGCGGATGCCTCAAATTTTAAACGTCACAAGACGCTACATAAAACAGCCACGAAAGAGTTACAAAATGTcaccaaaaaatataagagTTCTGATTTGTTGCATGAATTTCAGCGTGATAGAAGAAAAGCACTTCCTGTGGGAAGTATCTCGCCAACCCATAGTGTAGCATCAGATCCCGATCCAGACGGTTTGGAAGCACTTCAACTAACAAGCGTACCTTCGCCAAAAAGTGTTTCCGATGCCAGTGACACTGTCTTTGATATGCTGCACAGCATTGCTGGCGAAACAAAGCGGGAGATATCGAGTTGTAACGACATTACCCATACTACAAGCGGGCTGAACACCTCGCATAGGCCTGCGATTCCCAAATCACCACAAAGACTAATTTGTATTTCTTATCCAAATCCTGCCAACCCTAGTGATAACAAAATGACAAcattttatgtataa
- the LOC105228874 gene encoding zinc finger protein 271 isoform X2, protein MQFSEISANDERICRLCGEEQHHVIELTGKNSEDINSLVKRTLGFLNIKEGQRKLTQKLREDHVAGKNGDVSKLKDKNLCMVSKEINHETIEGENLNDGVCTTRERLVNPTSISKYAKRVRKKKKCFPCDPSPYIEVGQIDLGLETNSDNSSEINTGTLITIQPIAELRSANGSSLAEIISVDSDAPMHQSTPTKPEIRMICEYCKEVFTKQHIFLKHLRTHNESLYKCLECTSKFDKLTNLKKHHQLTGHKGTTLLTKTESNEKQVPDKKSETTINIVVDDEGHITSIDSDLNATPKENGETANSPLYIAENIEQVRSVSSPKTSPFKCLKCNKSYKTHYSVLRHHKQVHVDTRPYKCQQCTASFKNTTNLTYHMAKHTGIRNFKCNICAKAFVHKSELTLHMRTHTGDKPYICKHCSKGFSHRSNMVTHMRLHSGQLPFKCETCSANFNSSSHWKLHKQMHLKHAQRAVLARLQDNNAKKHEPTIDASSTPTYDSDQKSNATTSLLRPKVTNVQSVEVLPPIKTLPGPNTVISKDKLKKLILTNIPMNSSAAPGATQLRFKCDQCLQRFKLKSALTKHLRTHTEEKPYKCPFCPRTFADASNFKRHKTLHKTATKELQNVTKKYKSSDLLHEFQRDRRKALPVGSISPTHSVASDPDPDGLEALQLTSVPSPKSVSDASDTVFDMLHSIAGETKREISSCNDITHTTSGLNTSHRPAIPKSPQRLICISYPNPANPSDNKMTTFYV, encoded by the exons atgcaATTTAGTGAAATTTCTGCAAATGATGAAAGAATTTGTCGCCTATGCGGCGAAGAACAACACCATGTCATAGAACTCACTGGAAAAAATAGTGAGGATATTAACTCTTTAGTTAAACGCACTCTTGGCTTTTTGAATATAAAG GAAGGACAACGGAAACTGACCCAAAAGTTAAGAGAAGACCATGTGGCAGGCAAAAATGGAGATGTTTCCAAATTGAAAGATAAGAATTTATGTATGGTGAGCAAAGAAATAAACCATGAAACAATTGAGGGAGAAAATTTGAATGACGGAGTTTGCACTACAAGAGAAAGATTAGTAAACCCCACCTCTATTAGTAAATACGCTAAACGtgtaagaaaaaagaaaaaatgttttccttgTGACCCTTCTCCTTACATTGAAGTTGGACAAATCGATCTCGGTTTAG AAACAAATTCAGACAATTCGTCAGAGATAAATACTGGAACACTCATCACTATACAACCAATTGCTGAATTAAGATCTGCAAACGGGTCGTCTTTAGCAGAAATAATTTCAGTTGATTCAGATGCACCCATGCATCAGTCAACCCCCACTAAGCCAGAAATACGTATGATATGTGAATACTGTAAAGAAGTCTTCACAaaacaacatatatttttaaaacatttacggACCCATAATGAATCTCTATATAAATGTTTGGAATGTACATCAAAGTTCGACAAACTAACTAACTTAAAGAAACATCACCAGCTTACTGGCCATAAAGGAACAACGCTTCTGACCAAAACTGAAAGCAATGAAAAACAGGTACCGGACAAAAAATCAGAGACCACCATTAATATAGTAGTAGATGATGAAGGTCACATCACTTCTATTGATTCCGATTTAAATGCAACTCCCAAGGAAAATGGTGAAACTGCTAATTCACCGTTATATATAGCCGAAAATATAGAGCAGGTACGATCAGTTTCGTCGCCAAAAACAAGCCCGTTTAAATGTTTGAAGTGCAACAAATCATATAAAACTCACTATTCGGTGTTACGTCATCACAAACAAGTCCACGTGGATACCCGACCGTACAAGTGTCAACAGTGTACTGCCAGCTTTAAG AACACTACCAATTTGACTTACCATATGGCTAAACACACCGGCATACGAAACTTTAAATGCAATATATGCGCCAAGGCATTTGTACATAAAAGCGAGCTTACTTTGCACATGCGCACGCACACCGGTGACAAACCTTATATCTGCAAG CACTGTTCCAAAGGCTTTTCACATCGTTCCAATATGGTCACACACATGCGATTGCATTCTGGTCAATTACCGTTTAAATGTGAAACATGCAGCGCAAATTTCAACAGCAGTTCCCATTGGAAACTACACAAACAAATGCATCTAAAACATGCACAGCGTGCAGTTCTCGCACGTCTGCAGGACAATAACGCGAAGAAACATGAACCTACTATTGATGCATCTTCAACACCAACTTACGACTCCGACCAAAAATCAAATGCCACCACGTCCTTGCTTCGTCCAAAAGTAACAAACGTACAGTCTGTTGAGGTATTGCCACCTATCAAAACATTGCCCGGCCCTAATACCGTTATTAGTAAAGATAAATTGAAAAAGCTCATCCTTACAAATATACCCATGAACAGCAGCGCAGCCCCTGGGGCGACCCAACTTAGATTTAAATGCGATCAGTGTTTGCAACGTTTCAAATTGAAGTCTGCTTTGACGAAGCATTTGCGCACACACACGGAAGAAAAGCCTTATAAGTGTCCATTTTGTCCGCGAACATTCGCGGATGCCTCAAATTTTAAACGTCACAAGACGCTACATAAAACAGCCACGAAAGAGTTACAAAATGTcaccaaaaaatataagagTTCTGATTTGTTGCATGAATTTCAGCGTGATAGAAGAAAAGCACTTCCTGTGGGAAGTATCTCGCCAACCCATAGTGTAGCATCAGATCCCGATCCAGACGGTTTGGAAGCACTTCAACTAACAAGCGTACCTTCGCCAAAAAGTGTTTCCGATGCCAGTGACACTGTCTTTGATATGCTGCACAGCATTGCTGGCGAAACAAAGCGGGAGATATCGAGTTGTAACGACATTACCCATACTACAAGCGGGCTGAACACCTCGCATAGGCCTGCGATTCCCAAATCACCACAAAGACTAATTTGTATTTCTTATCCAAATCCTGCCAACCCTAGTGATAACAAAATGACAAcattttatgtataa